TTAATAAATGATTATCTATCACATACAATGCTTCCATCTCACAGTGACTCGTTTGGCTTGATACAACAGAAAGAGTTAATCAAAGAACTAGGTATTAGTTTAGTAACTCTGCATGAATGGGAGCGTTTGGGGTTAACCCGATACTGTCCACCGATAGAAGGAACTCGCAAAGTTTTCTATAAGAAATCAGATGTTATGAAGTTCCTTTCAATTACTAGAAGGGAGTAACTGTATTGTATGAAAAAATAATAAATATAGATAAAAATTCCTATGATTACTTGAAACACATAGGTACTTGTAACCATGTTGAATCTTTGATTCAATTGCTCAAATACACTATACAGTGTGATGTTTATAAACGAAAGGAACATGACTATGTCATTAATTAAGATTAAAGCAAAAGATTCTGTATTAGAATCTGACTATGAATTTGAAAATTACCCTGAGAGTGCTATTCAATCTTTTGATAACTCTACTCCAATAGATAAATATAAGGATACATGGCGAATATATAAAGATGAGGTAATTGATTCTAACCCACATACAGATGTTTCAGATAAAGAGAAGCAGAAAAAGAGAAAACCTCCTTTTCATATTATGGCAGAATTCTTAATGGCTCATCTCATTGTGGTTAGTATAGCTGAAATAGAGGATGCTGGGGAAGGTAGCTTATTTGTGTATAATCCAAAAGAGGGGATTTATCAACCTGCTTGGGATATAGTTCCTAAATTAGTAAGAAGATTAGAACCTTCTTTTAGGAGTGCTGATATAAACGAGATTATTTGTGCACTAAGTTGTAGCTGTAAAAATGTAAGTATATATCAAGGTTTACGTTACATAGCTTTAGGGAATTGTATTTATGATACTTATTATCGGTATGGAATGAAATACAGTCCTTCAATTGTGTTTACACATAAGGTACAAGTAAATTATAATTCAGAAGCAAATTCTCCAGTATTAGGTGGTTGGTCTATTGATTCTTGGTTAGCTGAACTGTTTAATAATGATGCTGAACTAATTCACTTAGCATGGCAAACAATTTTGGCAGTGATACGTGGTTATGCTGACGAGAGAATTATTTGGCTGATTGGAAAAGGAGGAACAGGTAAGGGTAGTTTCCAGGAGTTGCTAATTAACTTAGTAGGTAGGAGTAACACAGCCTCCATGAAACTAACTGAATTAGATGGTAGAAACCGTTTTGCCACTTCACAGTTAATAGGTAAACACTTAGTTATTGGAGATGATAATCCTATTGATAAGGTGATAACAGACCCTTCTACTATGTTTTCTCTAGTTACTCATGATATTGTCACAATCGAAAAGAAAGGCAAACAGGCCTATTCTGCTCGACTTACTCCTGTGATTGTTCAATCATCTAATCGATTGATTAAGATTCAAGGAGACAAAGAAGCTATAGCAAGAAGAACTTTCATACTTCCCTTCGTTTCTGAATTTAACAAAGATGGTTACAAGAGAGAAATAAAGCAGGTTTATCTAAAACGTCAGGATGTATTAGAATATGTATTGCAAAATGCATTAGAATATGATATCAGTGATGGATTCAAGGATATCAGTCACCACCCTGCTATCAAGGAAATTCATGGGAAGTCTATGACAAGTGTTGAACAGTTTTCATCTTATCTGTTTAGTCGTGTAAAATCTACTTTCTTGCCGAATTCATTTATGCTATGGGCATATAAACAATTCTGTGAAGGAAATGGTTTAGAACGAGGAACTAAGGAAGCCTTTCACAAAGAATTAAAAGATGCACTTCCATCAAACTGGGTCTTTAAGTCAACATTATCTAGTTGTAAAGATTTTGATGAGAGTGATTTGGTTCTTTTTGTTCATTCTAAGACCTTCAGTTTAGATACTACAAAGAGACATAAAGGGTATGTAATGAAGTCATGCTCTTGATACACTTGAAACAGTAAATTTCATTTCTATTTTCAATTTTATTTGTTTTATTTATTCTAAGAAGTTAGAAATTAGTGTATCAAGTGTATCATTCTAGAGATATACAAAGTGTGAACGACTAGCCCGCCATGAGCGAAGGCAAAGGAGTGAAACACTTTGTTTAGTACCAAATACGCCTAATTTATTCCATGGTCTAATTGACAGCAAGAAACAAGGCACTCTCGTACAAATGAACTGTTCATCCGAAAAACTAAAGCCTTTCGTCTGAGGCGTTCTTAGCGTACTTTGTGCCTACTTACTGTCAATTTGCTTTCACGGCATAAAGGCGTATGCTTATGAGATAAATTAGAGAATAAAACTAGCTATTTAAAGAGGTTTTACATTATAGAATTTCATGTTTTTGTAATGTTGACTTGATTCAGCTATCAGTTTTTACTGTACAATAGTATCAATTTCTCTCTCTGTGTTTGTGGTTAGTAATGCGCGTGATAATAGGATTTCTAAGGGTCGATTAAAAAATAGAATAGTAATGGATGTATGTGAATTTTGCTATTCAACGATTAACTCTCTATATCAAACATGTGTTAGTAGTGTGGAATTGTCTGAAGGAGGTTCATGTGATATAAAGGATATACAAAACCCCTGCAATTACTCATT
This window of the Streptococcus sp. 116-D4 genome carries:
- a CDS encoding phage/plasmid primase, P4 family yields the protein MSLIKIKAKDSVLESDYEFENYPESAIQSFDNSTPIDKYKDTWRIYKDEVIDSNPHTDVSDKEKQKKRKPPFHIMAEFLMAHLIVVSIAEIEDAGEGSLFVYNPKEGIYQPAWDIVPKLVRRLEPSFRSADINEIICALSCSCKNVSIYQGLRYIALGNCIYDTYYRYGMKYSPSIVFTHKVQVNYNSEANSPVLGGWSIDSWLAELFNNDAELIHLAWQTILAVIRGYADERIIWLIGKGGTGKGSFQELLINLVGRSNTASMKLTELDGRNRFATSQLIGKHLVIGDDNPIDKVITDPSTMFSLVTHDIVTIEKKGKQAYSARLTPVIVQSSNRLIKIQGDKEAIARRTFILPFVSEFNKDGYKREIKQVYLKRQDVLEYVLQNALEYDISDGFKDISHHPAIKEIHGKSMTSVEQFSSYLFSRVKSTFLPNSFMLWAYKQFCEGNGLERGTKEAFHKELKDALPSNWVFKSTLSSCKDFDESDLVLFVHSKTFSLDTTKRHKGYVMKSCS